The Sphingomonas crocodyli nucleotide sequence TTTCGGTCGCGACCAGATTGACCCGGATGATGCGATCCCAGTCGGCAAGCTGCGGCGACAGGCCGGCGGCATGCAGCAGCGCGCCAAGCCCGCCCTCCCCGCCCAGCCCGGCGACGAGTTCGGCCAGCAATGTATCCTCCGCCAGATCGCCGGGCAGCGAGGCCGCGACGGTATAGCCTTCGCCACGCAGTTCCTCGGTCAGCATGCGCAGCTTGTCGGCGGCGACATCAGTAAGCACCAGATCCATCGTCGCGCCGAAGCGCCGCGCCAACGCGCGGCCCATGCCGCCGCTCGCCCCGGTGACGACCGCCTTGCGCCGAACTGGATTACCCACGCATCTTCTCCCCCTATCTCTATGCGGCACTACCACATTTGTGCGCCTCGGTAGCGCGGGACATCGTGTAACGGCAACGTTGAACAGGGCGGCATCGCGATGTTAGCCCCGCACCAACGAAGATAGGGGTGGATATGAGCTTCGAAGGCAAGGTCGCGATCGTCACCGGCGTGAAACCCGGCAATATCGGCCAGGCGATCGCCGATGCGCTTGTCGCCAAGGGCGCGAAGATCGTCGTCGGCGCGACGAAGGACGAGAGCGGCAAGGCCGCCGTCGCGGCGATCGAGGCGGCGGGTGGTGAGGCGACCTATGGCATCGTCGACATCGCCTCGCTCGAAAGCTGCACCGCGCTGGCGACGCTTGCGGCCGAACGCTTCGGGCGGATCGACTATCTGGTCAACAATGCGGCTCTGTTCGGCGGCATGTCGATGCAGTCGCTGCTCGATATCGACTGGGACGAGCTCAAGCGGCTGATGGACATCAACCTGCTCGGCAGCCTCGCGATGACGCGCGCGGCGGTCCCCTACATGGAAAAGGTTGGCGGCGGCGCGATCGTGAACGTCAGTTCGTCGGCCGCATGGATGGCGGGCGGGCATTACAGCGCCGCGAAGCTCGGCCTCAATTCGATCGCGCTGTCGCTGTCGAAGCAGCTCGGCCCGCGCAACATCCGGATCAACACGCTCGCCCCCGGCATGACCGACACGCCCGCCTTCCGCGGCCAGACGCCGCAGGAATATGTCGACATGCTGGTCGGCAACCAGGCGGTAAAGCGCATCGGCACACCCGAGGATCAGGCGAAGGCGGTGCTGTTCCTGCTGTCCGACGACGCATCCTTCATCACCGGATCGGTGATGTCGTGCGACGGCGGGCTGACGGCGCGGGTTTAGACAAATCCTCCGCGGAACGGAGCGCGAGGTTCAACATGCCCCCGGCATGTTGAAGGATCGTCCGGGGGACGATCCGACCTCGCACTGTGGCGCCGAAGGCGACGGAGGGGGCTGGCCACTGGCGATGCCGCCCAGCCTCTCGCCCCCTCCACCGGCTTCGCCGGTCCCCCTCCCCGTTCCGGGGAGGATCAAGAAGTTACCGCGTCAGGTGGCTCGCCAACAGCCAGGCAAGGCCGTTGATGTTCGGTTCGGGCGCGGTGCGGGCCTCGGGATAGAGTTCGAGGGTGATGACGGTCGCCATCCGCTCCATCGCCACCATCAGCCCGGCCGCAATGTCATAGCTTTCGGCGACGACCTTTCCGTCGACCACCGCATCGGGAATCTTGCGGGTGAAGGGCTCGGCAAGCCGCGCCGCCGATTCCAGCCGCATCTGCACGAAGCGATCGTCGCCTTCATCGGCCAGCCGGTTGCGCGCGCGCAGCAAGGTGGCGTTGTCGCGCCAGTAGGCGAAGAAGGCCCGAACATAAGCGCGGGCATGATCGAGCCGCTCGGTCTCCGGCCAATCCGCCGTCAGCAGCGCGACGACCGGATCGAAGCGTTCGTTGAGCGTTTCCATCGCCGCGAAGATCGCTTCGCCGACATCGGTAAAATAGAGATAGAAGGTCGGCGGCGAGATGCCCGCCTCCCGCGCGATCGCGGCGACGGGGGGGGCGATACCGCGCGATTCCTTGAGCAGCGCCTCGGTTGCTTCGATCACGCGCTGGCGCGTTCCGTGGCCCTTGCGACCCAGCGCCTGGCCCGATTTGTTTACGGCATCGGCCGACTTCATCACATTCCTCGAATCGATTGCTGCGGCCCCTATAGCGCCGGAATCTTATAACGGTCTGCCATTTTCCGGTTAGGAATCATTGCTCGCTCGCCTCTTGGCCCGCAGACCCGAAATGGTTTAGCGATCGCAGCAATGGACCTTTACCTGCCCATTGCCGGCCTGTCGGTGAACATGCTGGTCATCGTCGGCCTCGGCGGGATCGTCGGGCTGCTGTCGGGCATGTTCGGCGTGGGCGGCGGTTTCCTGACGACGCCGCTGCTGATCTTCTACGGCATCCCGCCCGCCGTCGCGGTCGCATCGTCGGCGACGCAGATCACCGGCGCCAGCGTCTCCGGTGTGATCGCGCACGGCAAGCGCGACGGGGTCGATTATCATATGGGCTGGGTGCTGGTGGCGGGCGGCGCGATCGGATCGCTTGCCGGCGGCTGGCTGTTCCGCCTGCTCCAGCAGTTGGGCCAGATCGATACGGTGGTCGGCCTGCTCTACGTCGTCCTGCTGGGCAGCATCGGCATCATGATGGCGCGCGAATCGATCGGCCTGCTCGTCCGCCAGTGGCGCGGCGCGGCGCCGAAGCCAGCTTCACGACGCCACCATCCGCTGATCGCGATCCTGCCGCTGCGGTGGCGCTTCTATAAATCGGGCCTCTACATCTCCCCGCTCGCGCCAGCTCTGCTCGGCTTCGCGACGGGCATGATGACGGTGCTCATGGGGGTCGGCGGCGGCTTCATTCTCGTTCCCGCGATGATCTACCTGCTTGGCATGTCGACCCGCGTGGTCGTCGGCACCTCCTTGTTCCAAATATTGTTCGTGACAGCCGCGACCACGATGGTCCACGCGCTGACGACCCATGCGGTCGATATGGTGCTCGCCGCCCTGCTGCTGATCGGCAGTGTGACGGGGGCGCAGATCGGCGCGCGCTTCGCGCAGCTGATCAAGCCAGAATATCTGCGCCTCGCGCTCGCCTTCATCGTGCTGGTGGTGGCGATCCGCATGGGGCTGGGCCTCGGCTGGCGCCCGGCCGAAATCTATTCGATCGAGCCGCTGGCATGAAGCGGCGCTGGCTCCTCCCACTGCTGACGATCGCGCCGATGCTGATGGGCGCGGAGCAACCCAAGCTGGTGCCCGACGTGTCGCAGCGGCAGATCGACATCATCTACAGCTTCACCGGCGCCGAATTGCTACTGTTCGGCGCGATCCTCTATCCGGGCGGCCGCGCGCCGACCAAGCCGCCCGAAATTGCGGTCGTCATCAAAGGGCCACCCGAGCCGGTGCTGGTGCGCGAAAAGGCGCGGATCGCCGGCATCTGGATCAACGCCGACAGCGCCGCCTATCGATCGGTCCCGTCCTTCTACGCGCTGGCATCGTCCAAGCCGATCGGATCGATCGTCCAGCCGCGCACCGCCGTGATCTACGAACTCGGCATCGACAATCTCCAGCTCTCCCCCTCCAGCGGCGGCGATCCGGCGGAGGCGCGGCGGTTCGAGGAGGGCGTCGTCGATCTCAAGCGGCGCGGCGGCTATTATTCGGAATCGGCGCATGGCGTGGAGATCAGCGAGGGCGTTCTCTATCGCGCGCGCATCGCGATTCCCGCGCGCGTGCCGGTGGGGCGCTACACCGCCGAAACCTACCTGATCCAGGACGGGCGCGTGATCGCGGCGGCGACGCGCGACATCGACATCGCCAAATCGGGCTTCGAAGCGTTCGTCGCACGCTGGGCCGAAAAGCACGCCATCATTTACGGCCTTGTCGCGATCGCACTGTCGCTCGCGCTCGGCTGGGCGGCGGGGCAGATTTCGGACAGGCTGAAACGCTGAATTAACGCCTGCGCGTTTAAGCCGATGCGATGAACGATTTCGTCTCGCAGTCAGCTTTCACCCCGTCCACCGACAGCATCGCCATCGGCACGATCGAGGCCGTGTCCGGATCGGGCGCGACCGCGCGGATTGATGCGAGCGCCGTGGCGGCCGCCGGCCAGCATCCCGACGCCGTGACCGCGATGGCGGGCGAGGTCGGATCGCTGATCCGCATCGCGGTGGGTGCGCAAATCGTCGTCGCGGCGATCCAGGGCCTGCGCGCGGCGGACGGCGGGATCATCGCCGACATCGACTTTCTGGGCGAAAGCAAAGTCACGCCCGATGGCGGCATCGCCGGCTTCCGTCGCGGAGTCACCCGCTTCCCCCTGCCCGGCTGCGTCGTATCGCCGGTTTCGACCGCGGACATGGGCGCGATCTTCGGGACGGTGGGCGTGCCCGACATCCGCGTCGGCACCGTTTACCCGACCGACGCCGTCCCTGCCGCGCTGCAGATCGATGCGCTGCTGGGCAAGCATTTCGCGCTGCTGGGATCGACCGGCACCGGCAAATCGACCGCGACCGCTTTGATCCTCCACCGCATCTGCCAGATGGCGCCCGCCGGCCATATCGTGATGATCGATCCGCACGGCGAATATGGCGCGGCCTTCGGGGATGTCGGCGCGACCTTCGACGTTTCGAACCTCGCCATGCCTTATTGGCTGATGAACTTCGAAGAACATTGCGAGGTGCTGCTGACCACCAGCGGTGCAGAGCGGCAGATGGATGCCGACATCCTCGCCAAATGCCTGCTCGCCGCGCGGCAGAAAAGCCGTATGGCCGAGGGGCTGACCCGGCTGACCGTCGACAGCCCGATCCCCTATGTCCTGTCCGATCTGACCGCGATCATCGCGGCCGAGATGGGCAAGCTCGACAAGGCGAACAACAGCGCGCCCTATCTGCGGCTCAAGACCAAGATCGACGAGATCCGCAACGATCCGCGCTACACCTTCATGTTCTCCGGCATGCTTGTCGGCGATGCGATGAAGGCGTTCATCACCCGCATCTTCCGCCTGCCGGGCGACGGGCGGCCGATTTCGGTGATCGACGTATCTGGCGTGCCATCCGAAATCACGTCGGTCGTCGTCTCGGTGCTGGCGCGGATGGTGTTCGATTATGCGTTATGGGCGCGCGGCATCGCCGAGCATCCGGTGCTGCTCGTCTGCGAAGAGGCGCATCGCTACATCCCCGCCGCCGATACCGGGCGCGGACAGGCGGTGCGCAAGGTGCTCGAACGGATCGCGAAGGAAGGCCGCAAGTACGGCGTATCGCTGGGGCTGATTACGCAGCGCCCGTCCGATCTGGCCGAAGGCGTGCTCAGCCAGTGCGGCACGATCATCGCGATGCGCCTCAACAATGATCGCGACCAGGCGTTCGTGAAGGCCGCGATGCCCGAAGGATCGCGCGGCTTCCTCGAATCCATCCCGGCGCTGCGCAATCGCGAGGCGATCGTGTGCGGCGAAGGCGTGGCGATCCCGATCCGCCTGCGCTTCGACGATCTGGAAGAGGCATGCCGACCGGCTTCGAACGATCCGGTCTTCTCCGACCTGTGGCGCCAAACCGGCGGCGAGGAGGAAGCGATCGAAACCGTCGTGAACCGCTGGCGCAATCAGAAGCGGTAATTCCGCGCTCCCGGAGAACCGGCTGGGGCGACTCGGTTGCGCGCCCGCTCCATCCATGATTATACTGCGTTATAATCTTGGAGAGCTGCCGTGAGCGACGACCCTTATATCCTGATCACCGCCGATACCCATGCGGGTGCCAATCACGCGACCTATCGCGAATATCTGGACCCGCAATATCGCGAGCGGTTCGACGAATGGCGCGGCGCGTATAAGAACCCCCAGACCGGGCATTACGGCACGAAGAAGCTCAAGAACTGGGATTTCGAGGTTCGTTCGAACGACCAGAACAGCCAGGGCGTCGTCGGCGAGGTCATCTATCCGAACACGGTGCCGCCGTTCTGGAAGAAGCCGTTGGTGATGCCGCCGGCCGCGGTGAAGCCCGAGGATTACGAACTCTACAATGCCGGCATCCGCGCGCATAACCGCTGGCTCGCGGACTTTTGCGCCGAAGATCCTGTGCGCCGCGCGGGCATCGGCGTGTTCCTGCCCAACGACCTCGACGAAGCGGTCAAGGATATCGAATATATCGCCAAGGCCGGCCTGCGCGGCGGTGTGCTGCTGCCGCTGATCTCGCCCGACGCGACGTGGCTCAAGCGACTCTACGATCCGGCATGGGAGCGTGTCTTCGCCGCGATCCAGGATCACGATCTGGTGATGAACCAGCACACCGGCGCGGGCATCCCCGATCACGGCACCTCGCTGGTCGGCCAGGCGGTGTGGATGTCGGAGGTCGGCTATTATGCGCAGGCCGGCTATCGCTACCTGCTGCTGTCGGGCGTGTTCGAACGCTATCCGAAGCTGAAGTATATCCTGACCGAATCCGGCTGCGCCTGGGCCGGGCCGATGCTCCAGCAGCTCGACGGCATCCACAAGAGCATCATGCGCGGCGTCTCGGGCGAGATCGTCTATGATCCCAAGGACTGGGTGCTCAAGCGCCTGCCGAGCGAATATGCCAAGGAGCATTGCTTCTACGGCGCGTCCTTCCCCAGCAAGGCCGAGCTCGACGGGATCGAGGCGGTCGGCGAGGACAATGTGCTGTGGGGTAACGATTACCCGCATTATGAGGGCACCTATCCCTACACGCTGGAATCGCTGCGGCTGACCTTCGACGACATGAGCGAGACGCGCCGCCGCAAGGTGCTGGGCCTCAATGCGGCCAAGCTCTACAAGTTCGATCTGGAGGCGCTGAAGCCGCTGGCGGCGAAATATGGCCCGACCAAGGAACAGGTTGATCAGCCGCTGCCGCACGACCAGATCCCCGAGGACACCTATTGCTACCTCTTCTCCAACATCCGCAATGCACGGGCGGAAGCGGCGGAGAAGGCCAAGGCTGCCGAAGTCGCCTGATCAGTCAAATCGTTCATGCAGGGAAAAGGCGTCGCTGTATAAGCGGCGCCAATTCCTATTCAGGAGAGCGATCATGATTAAGCGGATGACGGCGCTTGCCGCGATGACGATGCTGAGCCTCGGCGCGCCTGCGCTCGCGCAGATGGGCGGCGGCGATCCGATGGCGATGCTGAAAGCCGCCGACACCAATGGCGACGGCGCGATCAGCAGGGCCGAATATCTCGCCTATCGCGGATCGCACTTCACCGAGATGGACGCCAACAAGGATGGCTTCCTGTCGAGCGCGGACGCCGCGAGCGACGAACGCGGCGGCCGCCGTATGGAGCGGATGATCGCGCAGGCCGATTTCGACAAGGACGGCAAGGTCAGCCGCCCCGAGTTCGACAAGGCGCCCGCGCCGATGTTCGACCGGCTCGACGCCAATGGTGACGGCACGGTCGACAAGGCCGAACTCGCCAATGCGCGCCAGGCGTTCGAAGCCCGCCGTGACGAGCGCGGCAACTGAGCAGGTCAGCAGTCCTTTTCGTCTGTCTCGGCAACATATGCCGATCCCCCCTGGCCGAGGCCGCGTTTCGCGCGCGGGCCGAGGCGGCGGGGCTGGACGTGACGATCGACAGCGCCGGGACCGGCGACTGGCATGTCGGACGCCCGCCGGACAGGCGCGCGCAGGCGATCGCGCGGGCGAACGGGATCGATATTTCGGGCTATCGCGGACGGCAGGTCGCGCCGGACGATTTCCGGCGCTTCAGCCACATCTTCGCGCTCGATGCCCAGAACCTCACCGATCTGGCGCGCGTCGCCCCGGCCGATGGCACCGCCCAGGTTTCACTGCTGCTCGATCTGGTGCCGGGGATGGAAGGCGAATCCGTCGCCGATCCCTATTTCGGGGATGACGACGGCTTCGAAGTGACGTGGGACGAAGTCGATCGGGCCGCGAAGGCGCTGCTCGATCGGCTGGCCGACTAGATTCGACCGAGCAGAAGCAGAACGAGCAGGATCACGACGACGACGCCGAGGATCCCCGACGGGCCATAGCCCCAGCCGCTGCTATAGCCCCAGGTCGGCAGCGCGCCGACGAGGATCAGAATCAGAATTACGAGCAGCACGGTTCCGAGCATGACGGCCTCTCCGAATTTTCTTGTCGATACGAGGTGGAAACAGTCGGGAAACCCATCCTGTTCCGCTGGCGTGGTTCGATGCTACGGCTGCGTAACGTGTGAAATTCGCTGTTTATGCAGCTAATCGCTTCCGATTGCCCGCGAACGCTGCTTATAACGCAGCGCAGCAAAGCGAGGACAGTGATGACGACGGTGCAACTCCGGCAATGAAGGCGGGGTCGGAGTGGAAATATGCGGCACTGCTCGCCGCAACCGTCGTGCTGTCGTCATGTGGGAAGAAGGACGATCAGAAGCGTCCGACACCCGAAGCCGGCTATATCGTGGTCAAGGCGGAATCGGTCGCGCTGCCGGTCGAGCTGCCGGGCCGCACCTCCGCCTTCGAGACATCCGAAGTCCGCCCGCAGATCACCGGCCTGATCAAGTCGCGCCTGTTCACCGAAGGCAGCATCGTGCGCGCCGGTGAAACGCTCTATCAGATCGATCCGCGCCTCTATCGCGCCGCGCTCAATCAGGCGAATGCGAACCTCGCCAATGCCGAGGCCAATCGCGAGGCGACCGCGACCCGCGCCCAGCGGCTCGAACCGCTCGCCAAGATCGAGGCGGTGTCGCAGCAGGATTATACCGACGCCCGCGCCGCCGCGCGTCAGGCATCCGCAACCGTCGAGCAGAACCGCGCCAACCTTGAGACCGCGCGGATCAACCTGGACTTTACGAAGGTGCCCGCGCCGATCACCGGCCGGGTCGGCCGTTCGCTGTTCACCACCGGCGCGCTCGTCACCGCCAATCAGGCCGAACCGCTGACGACGATCCAGCGGCTCGATCCGATCTTCGTCGATATCCAGCAGTCGGCGAGCGAATATCTGGCGCTGCGCCGCGCGCTCACCGGCGGCGGGGTGATCCCCTCGGCGGCTACCGTGAAGCTGAAGCTTGAGGATGGCAGCGACTATCCGGCGACCGGACGGCTCGAATTCACCGAAGCGATGGTCGATCCCACGACGGGCACCGTTACCCTTCGCGCGCGCTTCGCCAATCCGACGGGCCTGCTGCTGCCCGGCATGTATGTCCGCGCCGCGCTGAGCCAGGCGACCGCAAAGAGCGCGATCCTCGTGCCGCAGCAGGGCGTGGCCCGCGATGCCAAGGGCGACGCGACCGTCATGCTCGTCGGCCCCGACAACAAGGCCGTGCAGCAGAAGGTGACGGCCGAACGCACGATCGGCGATAAGTGGCTCGTCACCGACGGGCTCAAGCCCGGCGACAAGGTGATCGTCGAGGGGCTGGGCAAGATCCGGCAGAAGCAGGACATCAAGCCCGTTCCGGCCGGCTCCCCGCCTGCCGGCGGCAAGGAAGGCAAGCGCGGCTAAACGATGCTGTCGCGCGTCTTCATCGATCGGCCCATCTTCGCCTGGGTCCTCGCGATCATCGTGATGCTGCTGGGCGTCGGCGGCATCCTGACGCTGCCCGTCGAACAATATCCCGATATCGCGCCGCCCACGGTCAACATCCGCGCGAACTTTCCGGGCGCATCGGCCGAGACCATCGAGACGAGCGTTACCCAGATCATCGAACAGCAACTGACCGGCATCGATGGGCTGATCTATTTTCAGTCCAATTCGGACTCGTCGGGCCGCGTCGGCATCACCGTCACCTTCGAGAAGGGGACCGATCCCGACATCGCGCAGGTGCAGGTGCAGAACAAGGTGCAGCAGGCGTTGCCCCGTCTGCCGCAACAGGTGCAGCAGCAGGGACTGGTCGTCACCAAGTCCAATGCCGATCAGTTGATGGTCGTCGCCATCTATGACTCGACCGATCGCGTCACCAGTAACGACGTCAGCGACTATCTGGTATCCAATCTGCAGGAGCCGCTGGGCCGCATCGACGGCGTCGGCGACGTCAACGTGTTCGGCGCACAATATGCGATGCGCATCTGGCTCGATCCGAACCGGTTGGCGGCGGTTCAACTCACCCCGGCCGATGTCATATCGGCGGTGCAGGCGCAAAATACCCAGGTCGCGGCTGGCCAGATCGGCGGCCTTCCCTCCGCGCCCGGCCAGATGCTCAACGCGATCGTCACCGCCAAGTCGCGGCTGACCAATGTCGATCAGTTCAAGCGCATCGTCCTCAAGACGCAGGGCAATGGCTCGCGCGTGCTGTTGCAGGATGTCGCGCGGGTCGAGCTGGGCAATGAAAGCTATACCAATGTCAGCCGGCTCGACGGGCATCCGGGCGCGGGCATCTCGATCCAGCTCGCGCCGGGATCGGACGCGCTGAAGACCGCCGAACTCGTTCGGCAATATATGGACGAGCACGCATCGTCGCTGCCCGACGGCTTCGCCTACAAATTCCCCAATGACAGCACCCGCTTCATCAAGCTGTCGGTCGAGGACGTGATCATCACCCTGATCGAGGCGATCGTTCTGGTCGTGATCGTGATGTTCCTGTTCCTGCAAAGCTGGCGCGCGACCCTGATCCCCGCCATCGCGGTGCCGGTGGTTCTGCTGGGCACCTTCGGTGTGCTGGCGGCGGCAGGCTTTTCGATCAACACGCTGACTTTGTTCGGGATGGTCCTCGCCATCGGCCTGCTGGTCGACGACGCGATCGTCGTCGTCGAAAATGTCGAGCGCGTGATGGAGGAGGAACCGAACCTCACTCCGCGCGAAGCCACCATCAAATCGATGGGCGAGATCAACATCGCGCTGATTGCGATCGCGCTGGTTCTGTCCGCCGTATTCCTGCCGATGGCCTTCTTCGGCGGATCGACCGGCATGATCTACAAGCAATTCTCGATCACGATCGTCTCGTCGATGGTGCTGTCGGTATTCGTGGCGCTGATCCTGTCCCCCGCGCTCGCCGCCACCGTCCTCAAGCGTCGCGACAGGGAAGCGATCGCGCATGAGCATCGCTGGGTCACGAAGGCCCATCATTATGGCGACCGCTTCAACGATTGGTTCAAGCGGACGACCAATCGCTATGTCGCCGCCGTCCAGCGGATGTTCAGCCATGTTAAGGCGGCGATGGCGGTGTTTGTCGCGCTGATCGTGCTGCTGGTCGTCGTCTTCCTGAACCTGCCAACCAGCTTCCTGCCGGTCGAGGATCAGGGCATCGCCCAGCTCCAGTACACGCTGCCGCCCGGCGCGACGCAGCGCCGCACGCTGGAGGCCGCAGCCGCAATCGAACGCTATTTCCTGACCAAGGAGAAAGCGAATATCGAAACGATCTACACGGTGATCGGCACGTCGAACCAGGGCCAGGGCCAGAATACCGGCCGCGGTTTCATGTCGTTCGCGCATTGGGATGACCGCAAGGGCCCGGAAAATTCGGTTGAGGCGATCACGCGGCGTGCGACGGCCGCCGTCAGCCGCCAGCTGCGCGACGTGCAGTTCAACGCGCTGAGCCCGCCTGCGGTGCGCGGCCTCGGCCAGTCGAGCGGCTTTTCGATGCAGTTGCTCAACACCGGCGGACTGACCCATGAGGAGTTCAAGGCGCGGCGCGACGAGTTGATCCAGGCGGCGAACAATGATCCCGCGCTCACGCAGATCCGCCAGAACAATCTGGACGACACCGCCACGCTAGCGATCGATATCGATCAGGAAAAGGTCGGCGCGCTGGGCGTGTCGCAGGCCAGTGTCGACAACACACTGTCGACCGCATGGGGCGGCCAATATGTAAACGACTTCGTCGATCGCGGCCGTGTGAAGCGCGTCTATGTGCAGGGTGACGCGCCATTCCGTTCGCGTCCCGAGGACATGAACGACTGGTTCGTACGCTCGACCACCGGGCAGATGGTGCCCTTCTCCGCCTTCGCCACCTTCCATTGGGCGCGCGCGCCCAACACGCTCGCCCGCTTCAACGGGTCGTCGAGCTACGAGATTCAGGGGCAGGCCGGCGAAGGCAGCAGTTCTGGCGACGCGATGGAGCGGATCGCCGAGCTTGCG carries:
- a CDS encoding SDR family oxidoreductase codes for the protein MSFEGKVAIVTGVKPGNIGQAIADALVAKGAKIVVGATKDESGKAAVAAIEAAGGEATYGIVDIASLESCTALATLAAERFGRIDYLVNNAALFGGMSMQSLLDIDWDELKRLMDINLLGSLAMTRAAVPYMEKVGGGAIVNVSSSAAWMAGGHYSAAKLGLNSIALSLSKQLGPRNIRINTLAPGMTDTPAFRGQTPQEYVDMLVGNQAVKRIGTPEDQAKAVLFLLSDDASFITGSVMSCDGGLTARV
- a CDS encoding TetR/AcrR family transcriptional regulator, encoding MKSADAVNKSGQALGRKGHGTRQRVIEATEALLKESRGIAPPVAAIAREAGISPPTFYLYFTDVGEAIFAAMETLNERFDPVVALLTADWPETERLDHARAYVRAFFAYWRDNATLLRARNRLADEGDDRFVQMRLESAARLAEPFTRKIPDAVVDGKVVAESYDIAAGLMVAMERMATVITLELYPEARTAPEPNINGLAWLLASHLTR
- a CDS encoding sulfite exporter TauE/SafE family protein, which produces MDLYLPIAGLSVNMLVIVGLGGIVGLLSGMFGVGGGFLTTPLLIFYGIPPAVAVASSATQITGASVSGVIAHGKRDGVDYHMGWVLVAGGAIGSLAGGWLFRLLQQLGQIDTVVGLLYVVLLGSIGIMMARESIGLLVRQWRGAAPKPASRRHHPLIAILPLRWRFYKSGLYISPLAPALLGFATGMMTVLMGVGGGFILVPAMIYLLGMSTRVVVGTSLFQILFVTAATTMVHALTTHAVDMVLAALLLIGSVTGAQIGARFAQLIKPEYLRLALAFIVLVVAIRMGLGLGWRPAEIYSIEPLA
- a CDS encoding TIGR02186 family protein, whose product is MKRRWLLPLLTIAPMLMGAEQPKLVPDVSQRQIDIIYSFTGAELLLFGAILYPGGRAPTKPPEIAVVIKGPPEPVLVREKARIAGIWINADSAAYRSVPSFYALASSKPIGSIVQPRTAVIYELGIDNLQLSPSSGGDPAEARRFEEGVVDLKRRGGYYSESAHGVEISEGVLYRARIAIPARVPVGRYTAETYLIQDGRVIAAATRDIDIAKSGFEAFVARWAEKHAIIYGLVAIALSLALGWAAGQISDRLKR
- a CDS encoding ATP-binding protein gives rise to the protein MNDFVSQSAFTPSTDSIAIGTIEAVSGSGATARIDASAVAAAGQHPDAVTAMAGEVGSLIRIAVGAQIVVAAIQGLRAADGGIIADIDFLGESKVTPDGGIAGFRRGVTRFPLPGCVVSPVSTADMGAIFGTVGVPDIRVGTVYPTDAVPAALQIDALLGKHFALLGSTGTGKSTATALILHRICQMAPAGHIVMIDPHGEYGAAFGDVGATFDVSNLAMPYWLMNFEEHCEVLLTTSGAERQMDADILAKCLLAARQKSRMAEGLTRLTVDSPIPYVLSDLTAIIAAEMGKLDKANNSAPYLRLKTKIDEIRNDPRYTFMFSGMLVGDAMKAFITRIFRLPGDGRPISVIDVSGVPSEITSVVVSVLARMVFDYALWARGIAEHPVLLVCEEAHRYIPAADTGRGQAVRKVLERIAKEGRKYGVSLGLITQRPSDLAEGVLSQCGTIIAMRLNNDRDQAFVKAAMPEGSRGFLESIPALRNREAIVCGEGVAIPIRLRFDDLEEACRPASNDPVFSDLWRQTGGEEEAIETVVNRWRNQKR
- a CDS encoding amidohydrolase family protein, whose translation is MSDDPYILITADTHAGANHATYREYLDPQYRERFDEWRGAYKNPQTGHYGTKKLKNWDFEVRSNDQNSQGVVGEVIYPNTVPPFWKKPLVMPPAAVKPEDYELYNAGIRAHNRWLADFCAEDPVRRAGIGVFLPNDLDEAVKDIEYIAKAGLRGGVLLPLISPDATWLKRLYDPAWERVFAAIQDHDLVMNQHTGAGIPDHGTSLVGQAVWMSEVGYYAQAGYRYLLLSGVFERYPKLKYILTESGCAWAGPMLQQLDGIHKSIMRGVSGEIVYDPKDWVLKRLPSEYAKEHCFYGASFPSKAELDGIEAVGEDNVLWGNDYPHYEGTYPYTLESLRLTFDDMSETRRRKVLGLNAAKLYKFDLEALKPLAAKYGPTKEQVDQPLPHDQIPEDTYCYLFSNIRNARAEAAEKAKAAEVA
- a CDS encoding EF-hand domain-containing protein encodes the protein MIKRMTALAAMTMLSLGAPALAQMGGGDPMAMLKAADTNGDGAISRAEYLAYRGSHFTEMDANKDGFLSSADAASDERGGRRMERMIAQADFDKDGKVSRPEFDKAPAPMFDRLDANGDGTVDKAELANARQAFEARRDERGN
- a CDS encoding low molecular weight protein-tyrosine-phosphatase, producing MSRSAVLFVCLGNICRSPLAEAAFRARAEAAGLDVTIDSAGTGDWHVGRPPDRRAQAIARANGIDISGYRGRQVAPDDFRRFSHIFALDAQNLTDLARVAPADGTAQVSLLLDLVPGMEGESVADPYFGDDDGFEVTWDEVDRAAKALLDRLAD
- a CDS encoding DUF3309 family protein, producing the protein MLGTVLLVILILILVGALPTWGYSSGWGYGPSGILGVVVVILLVLLLLGRI
- a CDS encoding efflux RND transporter periplasmic adaptor subunit: MKAGSEWKYAALLAATVVLSSCGKKDDQKRPTPEAGYIVVKAESVALPVELPGRTSAFETSEVRPQITGLIKSRLFTEGSIVRAGETLYQIDPRLYRAALNQANANLANAEANREATATRAQRLEPLAKIEAVSQQDYTDARAAARQASATVEQNRANLETARINLDFTKVPAPITGRVGRSLFTTGALVTANQAEPLTTIQRLDPIFVDIQQSASEYLALRRALTGGGVIPSAATVKLKLEDGSDYPATGRLEFTEAMVDPTTGTVTLRARFANPTGLLLPGMYVRAALSQATAKSAILVPQQGVARDAKGDATVMLVGPDNKAVQQKVTAERTIGDKWLVTDGLKPGDKVIVEGLGKIRQKQDIKPVPAGSPPAGGKEGKRG